From Deinococcus aquaticus, one genomic window encodes:
- the carB gene encoding carbamoyl-phosphate synthase large subunit gives MPKRTDLQTILILGSGPIQIGQAAEFDYSGTQALKALKNEGYRVVLVNSNPATIMTDPDLADATYLEPLTPEFVRRVIEKERPDALLPTLGGQTALNLAMDLNADGTLAEFGVELIGANAAAIRKGEDREEFQAAMKKIGVATAKGQMVHSMEEAVEYQKVIGLPIVIRPSFTLGGTGGGIAHTYEEFLAITEGGLRDSPVTSVLLEESILGWKEYELEVMRDTADTVVIITSIENFDPMGVHTGDSITVAPAQTLSDVEYQRLRDQSLAIIREIGVDTGGSNIQFAVNPVDGRVIVIEMNPRVSRSSALASKATGFPIAKIAALLAVGYHLDELKNDITRITPASFEPSIDYVVTKIPRFAFEKFPGSSDALGTQMRSVGEVMAIGRTFKESLQKAMRSVESDVRGAFAAMSVDELRGLLYGNPRRLEAVMELLRRGESTGDLFDATKIDPWFLSQLKEIIDAESELLELGPIREWKYEIWREVKRLGFSDARIGEIVGLSELDVRAIRKEARAVPVYKTVDTCAAEFEAHTPYHYSTYEWEDEVTQTEKPKVVILGSGPNRIGQGVEFDYATVHAVWALQDAGYETIMVNSNPETVSTDYDTADRLYFEPLTFEDVMNIVEHEKPVGVIVQLGGQTPLKLARRLAEAGAPIIGTSVDAIDEAEDRASFNALCERLGLPQPLGKVAQTPDQAAALAEELGFPLMARPSYVLGGRAMRTVRSMDELTTYLSEVYAAVEGQPSILLDQFLEGALELDVDTLCDGERAVVMGIMEHIEAAGIHSGDSACILPPVNLSPDLLARVKADTERLALALGVRGLMNVQWAVKDDVAYILEANPRASRTVPFVSKGVNHPLAKSAARIAVGHTLDQIGLFETPVPAMYSVKEVHLPFLKFAGVIPTLGPEMKSTGESMGIDSDPYRAFYRAQIGAKSNVPTTGTALLIGDGLDDVAASLTGSGLTVIREQDGDKLPNLLIDVTGSRLLRTALERGVPIVSTREAAEWTAKAIAAAKGDALGVKSLQEWVNA, from the coding sequence ATGCCTAAGCGTACTGATCTCCAGACCATCCTGATTCTCGGAAGCGGCCCCATTCAGATCGGGCAGGCCGCCGAGTTCGACTACTCGGGCACGCAGGCGCTCAAAGCGCTGAAGAACGAGGGATACCGGGTGGTGCTGGTCAACAGCAACCCCGCGACCATCATGACCGACCCGGACCTCGCGGACGCCACCTACCTGGAACCGCTGACGCCGGAATTCGTGCGCCGCGTGATCGAGAAGGAACGCCCGGACGCGCTGCTGCCCACCCTGGGCGGCCAGACGGCCCTGAACCTCGCCATGGACCTGAACGCCGACGGGACGCTGGCCGAGTTCGGCGTGGAACTGATCGGCGCAAACGCCGCCGCCATCCGCAAGGGCGAGGACCGCGAGGAATTCCAGGCGGCCATGAAGAAGATCGGCGTGGCGACCGCCAAGGGCCAGATGGTCCACTCGATGGAGGAAGCCGTCGAGTACCAGAAGGTCATCGGGCTGCCCATCGTGATCCGCCCCAGCTTCACGCTGGGCGGCACGGGCGGCGGCATCGCGCACACGTACGAGGAGTTCCTGGCGATCACGGAAGGCGGCCTGCGCGACAGCCCCGTGACCAGTGTGCTGCTGGAAGAAAGCATCCTGGGCTGGAAGGAGTACGAGCTGGAGGTCATGCGCGACACGGCCGACACGGTCGTGATCATCACCAGCATCGAGAACTTCGACCCGATGGGCGTGCACACCGGCGACAGCATCACCGTGGCCCCGGCGCAGACCCTGAGTGACGTGGAGTACCAGCGCCTGCGCGACCAGTCGCTGGCGATCATCCGCGAGATCGGCGTGGACACCGGCGGCAGCAACATCCAGTTCGCGGTGAACCCCGTGGACGGCCGCGTGATCGTGATCGAGATGAACCCCCGCGTGAGCCGCAGCTCCGCGCTGGCCAGCAAGGCCACGGGCTTCCCCATCGCCAAGATCGCCGCGCTGCTGGCGGTCGGCTACCACCTGGACGAACTGAAGAACGACATCACCCGCATCACGCCCGCCAGCTTCGAGCCGAGCATCGATTACGTGGTCACGAAGATCCCGCGTTTCGCGTTCGAGAAGTTCCCCGGCAGCAGCGACGCGCTGGGCACGCAGATGCGCTCGGTGGGCGAGGTCATGGCCATCGGCCGCACCTTCAAGGAGAGCCTCCAGAAGGCCATGCGTTCGGTGGAGTCCGACGTGCGCGGCGCCTTCGCCGCCATGAGCGTGGACGAGTTGCGCGGCCTGCTGTACGGCAACCCCCGCCGCCTGGAAGCCGTCATGGAACTGCTGCGCCGGGGCGAGAGCACGGGCGACCTGTTCGACGCCACCAAGATCGACCCGTGGTTCCTGAGCCAGCTCAAGGAGATCATCGACGCCGAGAGCGAACTGCTGGAACTCGGCCCGATCCGCGAGTGGAAGTACGAGATCTGGCGCGAGGTCAAACGCCTGGGCTTCAGCGACGCCCGCATCGGCGAGATCGTCGGCCTGAGCGAACTGGACGTGCGCGCCATCCGCAAGGAAGCCCGCGCCGTGCCCGTGTACAAGACCGTGGACACCTGCGCCGCCGAGTTCGAGGCGCACACCCCGTACCACTACTCCACCTACGAGTGGGAGGACGAGGTCACGCAGACCGAGAAACCCAAGGTCGTGATTCTGGGCAGCGGCCCCAACCGCATCGGGCAGGGCGTGGAATTCGACTACGCCACCGTGCACGCCGTGTGGGCGCTTCAGGACGCCGGGTACGAGACCATCATGGTCAACTCCAACCCCGAGACGGTCAGCACCGACTACGACACCGCCGACCGCCTGTACTTCGAACCGCTGACGTTCGAGGACGTCATGAACATCGTCGAACACGAGAAACCCGTCGGCGTGATCGTGCAGCTCGGCGGGCAGACGCCGCTGAAACTCGCCCGCCGACTGGCCGAAGCCGGAGCCCCGATCATCGGGACCAGCGTGGACGCCATCGACGAGGCCGAAGACCGCGCCTCCTTCAACGCCCTGTGCGAACGCCTGGGCCTGCCGCAACCGCTGGGCAAGGTCGCGCAGACGCCCGACCAGGCCGCCGCGCTGGCCGAAGAACTCGGCTTCCCGCTCATGGCCCGCCCCTCCTACGTCCTGGGCGGCCGCGCCATGCGCACCGTCCGCAGCATGGACGAACTCACCACGTACCTCAGCGAGGTGTACGCCGCCGTCGAAGGGCAACCCAGCATCCTCCTCGACCAGTTCCTTGAAGGCGCGCTGGAACTCGACGTGGACACCCTCTGCGACGGAGAGCGGGCCGTGGTCATGGGCATCATGGAACACATCGAGGCCGCCGGCATCCACAGCGGCGACAGCGCCTGCATCCTCCCCCCCGTCAACCTCAGCCCCGACCTGCTGGCCCGCGTGAAAGCCGACACCGAACGCCTCGCCCTGGCCCTGGGCGTGCGCGGCCTGATGAACGTCCAGTGGGCCGTCAAGGACGACGTCGCGTACATCCTTGAAGCGAACCCACGCGCCAGCCGCACCGTCCCGTTCGTGTCCAAGGGCGTGAACCACCCCCTCGCCAAGAGCGCCGCCCGCATCGCCGTCGGCCATACCCTCGACCAGATCGGCCTGTTTGAGACCCCCGTCCCCGCCATGTACTCCGTGAAGGAAGTGCACCTGCCGTTCCTGAAATTCGCGGGCGTGATCCCCACCCTCGGCCCCGAAATGAAAAGCACCGGCGAGAGCATGGGCATCGACAGCGACCCGTACCGCGCGTTCTACCGCGCGCAGATCGGCGCGAAAAGCAACGTCCCCACCACCGGCACCGCCCTGCTGATCGGCGACGGCCTGGACGACGTGGCCGCCAGCCTGACGGGCAGCGGCCTGACCGTCATCCGCGAACAGGACGGCGACAAACTGCCCAACCTTCTGATCGACGTGACCGGTAGTCGCCTGCTGCGCACCGCACTGGAACGCGGCGTGCCCATCGTCAGCACCCGCGAAGCCGCCGAATGGACCGCCAAAGCCATCGCCGCCGCCAAGGGTGACGCGCTGGGCGTGAAAAGCCTTCAGGAATGGGTGAACGCCTGA
- a CDS encoding N-6 DNA methylase, with the protein MSEELIQKDMQGNGEIIGDLEYYSIGATTLGQLKSYNIIPKRDYGANSNKKPDAILVDRRDLNNIQVKLVAEYKKPEELSTEAKRKKAIAQCLNRYCLPLKSPIGVITDGTQHIWINPAAGDDNRIILREDGYPLGAKIKYSGDDEKQEFVKLVNRVIGDISSVNSKLQSEEYRDPSALASKVWQKIWLASGENPDACLATFVEIFVFKYLSDLGVLTKNSSAVPVSFDDVMKIDENEILKYYTLNIRDAIKKLFPFSKKDGTSVINGSVLNHELEEHNILFKDILREFHKFGSLKNIDPEFKSRLYEKFLKNSISQKNWGQFFTPRNIVKAMVEVSGIENLPDGSLVHDPACGVGGFLLEPLLNKREGDFSVSGKKISSKLKYSGYDRDKKTIILAKANMLIHVNELIGSNPTMTTQFSSLFNSTFSQIKDSNLGSLSLMEKDKYDLILTNPPFVVRGTADIKKTISKNAKLSSFFAVRAQGIEGLFLESIIRSTKKGGTIVTIVPDGIMNRSSDSKIRQFIMEQCFIEAIISLPENSFYTTPKKTYIMILRKKTDFKIDQSEAVFTYLVKDVGETLDVKRFPAENDLIEMVRLYKYFRSDKSAFVSSSDKCKVFGIEIFSPKEHWSIDRWWSIKEKQRIGVLSTQNETSVGNFIIDTKKSINRMKEIIKNLESQPVVPPVIKNSVEICLGDQKYFKLQLGSRVLKEDIYDNIGGVPLYSANVKEPFGYIDNVEDLEREEFSRESILWSIDSDFDSSVIESNIKFRHTDHCGRITVNVVDIDPYFISYSLLKLRETFDRGFRSSILNMSKISITVPVRLDRFGKPLVKHVKSKDTDRYEKYYVFDLKTQKATADYYTEFNDKKMQLKEEFNSILEKHLPYL; encoded by the coding sequence ATGAGCGAAGAATTGATTCAGAAAGATATGCAGGGCAATGGCGAAATTATAGGCGATCTTGAATATTATAGCATCGGCGCAACAACGCTAGGCCAGCTTAAATCATATAATATTATTCCAAAGAGAGATTACGGCGCCAATTCAAATAAAAAGCCTGACGCAATCCTAGTCGATCGGCGCGATTTAAACAACATACAGGTTAAATTGGTGGCTGAATATAAAAAACCCGAAGAGCTTTCTACTGAAGCAAAAAGAAAGAAGGCGATTGCGCAGTGCTTGAATAGATATTGTTTGCCTTTAAAATCTCCAATTGGTGTTATTACTGACGGAACTCAGCATATATGGATTAACCCTGCGGCTGGGGATGATAATCGTATTATTCTTAGGGAGGATGGATATCCACTTGGTGCTAAGATTAAGTATAGTGGGGACGATGAGAAACAAGAATTTGTAAAATTGGTAAATCGCGTTATAGGCGACATAAGTTCTGTAAATTCTAAACTGCAAAGCGAAGAATATAGGGACCCATCTGCGCTTGCTTCAAAAGTGTGGCAAAAAATATGGTTGGCAAGCGGTGAAAACCCTGACGCGTGCCTTGCGACGTTTGTTGAGATTTTTGTTTTCAAGTATCTAAGTGATTTAGGGGTTCTAACAAAGAATTCCTCCGCTGTACCGGTTTCGTTTGATGATGTGATGAAGATCGATGAAAATGAAATTCTAAAATACTATACCCTGAATATACGGGATGCTATTAAAAAACTGTTTCCTTTCTCGAAAAAAGATGGTACCTCAGTAATAAACGGCAGTGTTCTGAATCATGAGCTTGAGGAGCATAACATATTATTTAAAGATATTCTGCGTGAATTTCATAAGTTTGGGAGCCTAAAAAATATAGATCCGGAATTCAAGTCAAGACTATATGAAAAATTCTTGAAAAATAGCATTAGTCAAAAAAACTGGGGGCAGTTTTTCACACCAAGAAATATTGTGAAGGCCATGGTAGAAGTTAGTGGGATAGAAAACCTTCCTGACGGAAGCTTGGTTCACGATCCGGCGTGTGGTGTGGGCGGATTCTTGCTTGAGCCTCTGCTTAACAAAAGAGAAGGCGATTTTAGCGTCAGCGGTAAAAAAATATCATCTAAACTAAAATATTCGGGATATGATAGAGATAAGAAAACCATCATCCTTGCGAAGGCCAACATGCTCATACATGTTAATGAATTGATTGGCTCAAATCCAACAATGACTACTCAGTTCTCATCATTGTTTAACTCTACATTTTCTCAAATTAAAGATTCTAATCTAGGATCATTGTCTCTTATGGAAAAGGATAAGTACGATCTTATTCTTACTAATCCTCCGTTTGTAGTCAGAGGAACTGCGGATATTAAGAAGACAATCAGTAAAAACGCAAAGCTTAGTAGCTTCTTCGCTGTTAGAGCGCAGGGCATTGAGGGTCTTTTCTTGGAGTCAATAATTAGAAGTACAAAGAAAGGTGGTACAATTGTTACTATTGTGCCTGATGGAATTATGAATAGGAGTTCTGATTCTAAGATTCGCCAATTTATTATGGAGCAGTGTTTCATAGAGGCTATTATTTCTTTGCCAGAAAACTCATTTTACACAACTCCCAAAAAGACTTATATTATGATTCTGAGAAAAAAGACTGATTTTAAAATAGATCAATCGGAAGCAGTTTTTACTTATCTAGTCAAAGATGTCGGGGAGACTCTTGATGTAAAGAGATTTCCCGCTGAAAATGATCTAATTGAAATGGTGAGGCTGTATAAATATTTTAGATCTGACAAATCGGCATTTGTATCGAGCTCTGATAAATGTAAGGTGTTCGGCATCGAGATTTTTTCTCCCAAAGAGCATTGGAGCATTGATAGATGGTGGAGTATAAAAGAAAAGCAGCGTATTGGAGTTTTAAGCACGCAAAACGAGACGAGCGTAGGTAATTTTATTATAGATACGAAAAAATCGATCAATAGAATGAAGGAAATCATAAAAAATTTGGAATCCCAGCCAGTCGTTCCTCCTGTCATTAAAAATAGTGTGGAAATTTGTCTCGGTGATCAAAAATATTTCAAACTTCAATTGGGGTCGAGAGTTTTGAAAGAGGATATTTACGATAATATTGGAGGCGTGCCTTTATATAGCGCAAATGTGAAAGAGCCGTTTGGATATATTGATAATGTGGAGGATTTGGAACGTGAGGAATTTTCGAGAGAATCGATCTTGTGGTCCATTGATTCAGATTTTGACTCCAGTGTTATAGAGTCAAATATCAAATTTCGACACACCGATCATTGTGGCCGAATTACGGTAAATGTAGTTGATATTGATCCTTATTTTATTTCGTACAGTCTTTTAAAGCTAAGGGAAACGTTTGATAGGGGCTTTAGATCGAGCATCTTAAACATGAGTAAAATTTCCATTACTGTCCCGGTTAGGCTGGACAGATTTGGTAAGCCTCTTGTGAAACATGTCAAGTCTAAAGATACAGACAGATATGAGAAGTATTATGTATTTGATCTAAAGACCCAGAAGGCTACCGCTGATTACTATACTGAATTCAATGATAAAAAGATGCAATTGAAAGAGGAGTTCAACAGTATTCTTGAGAAACATTTGCCGTATTTATAA
- a CDS encoding helix-turn-helix domain-containing protein, with protein sequence MNESLKAKMALAAELLNADGSVTPTADLPAGLLVPESASGFAADVQEALTAETVAHALKLARQQTHLSAAELARRRGVSRGRLSQLENGSVNPTVGTLAEHAGALGYDVTVTLTPRRAGKTIQVDLPQPVQSQ encoded by the coding sequence ATGAACGAATCCCTGAAAGCGAAGATGGCACTGGCAGCTGAACTGCTGAACGCGGACGGGTCGGTCACGCCCACCGCTGATCTGCCTGCCGGACTGCTGGTGCCGGAGAGTGCGTCGGGTTTCGCGGCGGACGTGCAGGAGGCGCTGACGGCCGAGACGGTGGCGCACGCGCTGAAGCTCGCGCGGCAACAGACGCACCTGAGCGCGGCGGAACTGGCGCGGCGGCGCGGCGTCAGCAGGGGTCGCCTGTCGCAACTGGAGAATGGCTCGGTCAATCCCACGGTGGGCACCCTGGCCGAACACGCGGGCGCGCTGGGGTACGACGTGACCGTGACGCTCACGCCCCGCCGGGCCGGGAAGACCATTCAGGTGGACTTGCCGCAGCCCGTGCAGTCGCAGTAG
- a CDS encoding acyl-CoA dehydrogenase C-terminal domain-containing protein has product MPTYKAPLRDIKFLMNELLDAPAELAQIPYYTQNETADADLMSQVLDEAARFVESELVPLNAVGDREGCIRHDNGDVTTPTGFKAAYDKYRAAGWTALDADPTYGGQGMPHLISNVLVEMLNSANVAWSMYPGLSHGAYSALHAVGSDTLKDLYLPKIVSGEWTGTMCLTEPHAGTDLGMIRTKATDNGDGSYAISGTKIFISAGEHDMADNIVHLVLARLEGSPEGTKGISLFLVPKFVPTADGKVGERNGVVCGSLEHKMGIHGNATAVLNFDQAQGWLVGEVNKGMSHMFIMMNAARLGTGLQGLGLGEVAYQNALVYAKDRTQMRHEPRVNPGEQADPIIVHPDVRRMLLTGKAYTEAGRAMAMWLALSIDQEHHHPDEAKRKEAADLVALLTPIAKAFMTDNGFNIAVQSQQVFGGHGFIQEWGMEQFVRDARIGQIYEGTNGIQSLDLLGRKVLMDGGKKLQKLAGTLQEFVEENESDEHIGEYVGQLGKAAQQLGSLTMVIGQKAMGEGGADEVNAAAVDYLRFFGHVVYGYLWARMAKIAHEQIEAGNDRDGFYTAKVQTAKFYFAKLFPEIKSLATTIKAGNETLAVDDRAVFGWEGALVHA; this is encoded by the coding sequence ATGCCTACCTACAAAGCCCCCCTGCGCGACATCAAGTTCCTGATGAACGAGCTCCTGGACGCTCCAGCCGAACTCGCCCAGATCCCCTACTACACCCAGAACGAAACCGCCGACGCCGACCTGATGAGCCAGGTGCTCGACGAGGCCGCCCGCTTCGTGGAAAGCGAACTGGTCCCCCTGAACGCCGTGGGCGACAGGGAAGGCTGCATCCGCCACGACAACGGCGACGTGACCACCCCCACCGGCTTCAAGGCTGCGTACGACAAGTACCGCGCCGCCGGCTGGACCGCCCTCGACGCCGACCCCACCTACGGCGGCCAGGGCATGCCCCACCTGATTAGCAACGTGCTGGTCGAGATGCTCAACAGCGCCAACGTCGCCTGGAGCATGTACCCCGGCCTGAGCCACGGCGCGTACAGCGCCCTGCACGCCGTCGGCAGCGACACCCTGAAAGACCTGTACCTGCCCAAGATCGTCAGCGGCGAATGGACCGGCACCATGTGCCTCACCGAACCCCACGCCGGCACCGACCTCGGCATGATCCGCACCAAGGCCACCGACAACGGCGACGGCAGCTACGCCATCAGCGGCACCAAGATCTTCATCAGCGCCGGCGAGCACGACATGGCCGACAACATCGTCCACCTCGTCCTGGCCCGCCTGGAAGGCAGCCCCGAAGGCACCAAGGGCATCAGCCTGTTCCTGGTTCCCAAGTTCGTCCCCACCGCCGACGGCAAGGTCGGCGAACGCAACGGCGTGGTCTGCGGCAGCCTGGAACACAAGATGGGCATCCACGGCAACGCCACCGCCGTCCTGAACTTCGATCAGGCGCAGGGCTGGCTGGTCGGCGAGGTCAACAAGGGCATGAGCCACATGTTCATCATGATGAACGCCGCCCGCCTCGGCACCGGCCTCCAGGGCCTGGGCCTGGGCGAAGTCGCGTACCAGAACGCCCTGGTGTACGCCAAGGACCGCACCCAGATGCGCCACGAACCCCGCGTGAACCCCGGCGAGCAGGCCGACCCGATCATCGTGCACCCCGACGTGCGCCGCATGCTCCTGACCGGCAAGGCCTACACCGAAGCCGGCCGCGCCATGGCCATGTGGCTCGCCCTGAGCATCGACCAGGAACACCACCACCCCGACGAAGCCAAACGCAAGGAAGCCGCCGACCTCGTCGCCCTGCTGACCCCCATCGCCAAGGCCTTCATGACCGACAACGGCTTCAACATCGCCGTGCAGAGCCAGCAGGTCTTCGGCGGCCACGGCTTCATTCAGGAATGGGGCATGGAGCAGTTCGTCCGCGACGCCCGCATCGGCCAGATCTACGAAGGCACCAACGGCATCCAGTCCCTCGACCTGCTGGGCCGCAAGGTCCTCATGGACGGCGGCAAGAAACTCCAGAAACTCGCCGGCACCCTCCAGGAATTCGTTGAGGAAAACGAAAGCGACGAGCACATCGGCGAGTACGTCGGTCAGCTCGGCAAGGCCGCCCAGCAACTCGGCAGCCTGACCATGGTCATCGGCCAGAAAGCCATGGGCGAAGGCGGAGCGGACGAAGTGAACGCCGCCGCCGTCGACTACCTGCGCTTCTTCGGGCACGTCGTGTACGGCTACCTCTGGGCCCGCATGGCCAAGATCGCCCACGAGCAGATCGAAGCCGGCAACGACAGGGACGGCTTCTACACCGCCAAAGTCCAGACCGCGAAGTTCTACTTCGCCAAGCTGTTCCCCGAAATCAAGAGCCTCGCCACCACCATCAAGGCCGGGAACGAAACCCTCGCCGTCGACGACCGCGCCGTCTTCGGCTGGGAAGGCGCGCTCGTCCACGCCTGA
- a CDS encoding Crp/Fnr family transcriptional regulator gives MNYPSLVWHLKRTELFADLELAELERVAVTTPYRSYQPGEVIYRMDDPADALYFVRSGLVKISKLFPNGKEAILGVIGQHDTFGELLLQAEERRPTQAEALERTTLIVLPRAELQKLLNSKPDLAMKLIRLMAARLFEAQAWTATVSAYSAPERVASLLYRLAREFGRPHAQGVELNLKLNQEDIARMVGATRETVSHSLGKLKQDGAIVRARTPIIVRLDALKRYIEQGN, from the coding sequence ATGAACTATCCAAGCCTGGTCTGGCACCTCAAGCGAACGGAGCTCTTCGCCGACCTTGAGCTTGCCGAACTGGAGCGAGTGGCCGTCACCACCCCCTACCGGTCCTACCAGCCCGGCGAGGTCATCTACCGCATGGACGACCCCGCCGACGCGCTGTACTTCGTTCGCAGCGGCCTCGTCAAGATCAGCAAACTCTTCCCCAACGGCAAGGAAGCCATCCTGGGCGTCATCGGGCAGCACGACACCTTCGGGGAACTGCTGTTGCAGGCCGAGGAACGCCGCCCCACGCAGGCCGAGGCGCTGGAACGCACCACCCTGATCGTGCTGCCCCGAGCCGAACTGCAGAAACTCCTGAACAGCAAACCCGACCTGGCCATGAAACTGATCCGCCTGATGGCCGCCCGCCTGTTCGAGGCGCAGGCCTGGACCGCCACCGTCAGCGCCTACAGCGCCCCGGAGCGCGTGGCGAGCCTGCTGTACCGACTGGCCCGCGAGTTCGGCCGCCCGCACGCGCAGGGCGTGGAACTGAACCTGAAACTGAACCAGGAAGACATTGCCCGCATGGTCGGCGCAACCCGCGAGACGGTCAGCCACAGCCTGGGCAAACTGAAACAGGACGGCGCGATCGTCCGCGCCCGCACGCCCATCATCGTGCGCCTGGACGCCCTGAAACGCTACATCGAACAGGGCAACTGA
- a CDS encoding GNAT family N-acetyltransferase, with the protein MSTPVSPPVIRVATPADAPAIAAIHVQSWRETYAGLMPGDFLDRMTGADMQARREAFWAQNITAGQDVVRVAEAEGTVLAFASAGEARDHPGFDSELFTLYALRAAQGHGTGLALLRAVMGALRERGQRSMALWVLDVNPTRSWYARQGGMECGEKRDGDLRELRMGWSDLGTLR; encoded by the coding sequence ATGTCCACACCGGTCAGCCCGCCCGTCATCCGGGTCGCCACGCCCGCCGACGCCCCTGCCATTGCCGCCATTCACGTTCAGAGCTGGCGTGAGACGTACGCGGGCCTGATGCCCGGCGATTTCCTGGACCGCATGACGGGCGCCGACATGCAGGCGCGGCGCGAGGCGTTCTGGGCGCAGAACATCACAGCCGGGCAGGACGTGGTGCGCGTGGCCGAGGCAGAAGGGACCGTGCTGGCCTTCGCTTCGGCGGGTGAAGCGCGCGACCACCCGGGCTTCGACTCGGAACTGTTCACGCTGTACGCCCTGCGGGCCGCGCAGGGACACGGCACCGGTCTCGCCCTGCTGCGCGCCGTCATGGGTGCCCTGCGCGAACGCGGCCAGCGCAGCATGGCCCTGTGGGTGCTGGACGTGAACCCCACCCGCTCCTGGTACGCCCGGCAGGGCGGCATGGAATGCGGCGAGAAGCGTGACGGTGACCTGCGCGAACTCCGCATGGGCTGGTCAGACCTGGGCACCCTGCGCTGA
- a CDS encoding tRNA-binding protein, with protein sequence MATPLKDTVTPADTLDRLDIRLGRVLSAEPAPGTPKPAYRLSVDFGRYGVHTSVGRFTGHTPEELIGMQVLGVLNFEARPVGDTVSDVLILGVQFTGAPSGDATPLTPAREAKLGSKVF encoded by the coding sequence ATGGCCACCCCCCTCAAGGACACAGTCACGCCCGCCGACACCCTCGACCGCCTGGACATCCGCCTGGGCCGCGTCCTGAGCGCCGAACCCGCCCCCGGCACCCCCAAACCCGCCTACCGCCTGAGCGTGGATTTCGGCCGGTACGGCGTGCACACCAGCGTGGGCCGCTTCACCGGGCACACCCCCGAGGAACTGATCGGAATGCAGGTCCTCGGCGTCCTGAACTTCGAGGCGCGCCCTGTCGGGGACACCGTCTCGGACGTCCTGATTCTCGGCGTGCAGTTCACGGGCGCCCCCAGCGGCGACGCCACCCCCCTCACCCCCGCCCGCGAAGCGAAACTGGGCAGCAAGGTGTTCTGA
- a CDS encoding DUF2089 domain-containing protein codes for MRPLPLPFPDETEAPLVTELRFPTSGVTVRGTFELNEFAVLTPDNLEFLRLYIRVRGNLKEVERVLGVSYPTVRARFDTLLRAIGYEPELADPHAEVLSSLERGEITPEEAARKLRR; via the coding sequence ATGCGCCCCCTGCCCCTGCCGTTCCCCGATGAAACCGAAGCGCCCCTGGTCACGGAACTGCGGTTCCCGACAAGTGGCGTGACGGTGCGCGGCACCTTCGAACTGAACGAGTTCGCGGTCCTGACGCCCGACAACCTGGAATTCCTGCGCCTGTACATCCGCGTGCGCGGCAACCTCAAGGAGGTCGAGCGGGTCCTGGGCGTCAGTTACCCGACCGTCCGCGCCCGCTTCGACACGCTGCTGCGCGCCATCGGCTACGAACCGGAACTGGCCGACCCGCACGCCGAGGTCCTGAGCAGCCTCGAACGCGGCGAGATCACGCCCGAGGAAGCCGCCCGCAAACTCCGCCGCTGA
- a CDS encoding SHOCT-like domain-containing protein, translating to MKDKIRRILDLIRAGRLTLDDAAPLLAALHTRLALQITDRELLAALLNREELTTDQIAEQLMLLRGVPDAPNAAQSPRPPQPPRPPYPPQPPQPPRRPQVVIGGQRVRGLEDLVERFADRFTGGIDEMVDRITQQAVPHEPVPPEPHMPRASARILRIEIESSDGDEYSANLPVSLAAHLPKLIPPHGVRALEAAGLSIEALQLIIEADPPPGPLIDSEDSSGNEIRISLK from the coding sequence GTGAAAGACAAGATCCGCCGCATCCTGGACCTGATCCGCGCCGGGCGCCTGACCCTGGACGACGCCGCGCCCCTGCTGGCCGCGCTGCACACCCGGCTGGCCCTCCAGATCACCGACCGCGAACTGCTGGCCGCGCTGCTGAACCGCGAGGAACTGACCACCGATCAGATCGCCGAACAGCTGATGTTGCTGCGCGGCGTGCCGGACGCCCCGAACGCCGCGCAGTCGCCCCGGCCGCCCCAGCCGCCCCGTCCGCCCTACCCCCCGCAGCCGCCCCAGCCTCCGCGCCGCCCGCAGGTCGTGATTGGCGGTCAGCGCGTGCGCGGCCTGGAGGACCTCGTGGAACGCTTCGCGGACCGCTTTACCGGAGGAATCGACGAGATGGTCGACCGCATCACGCAGCAGGCCGTCCCGCACGAGCCCGTCCCCCCCGAGCCCCACATGCCCCGCGCCTCGGCCCGCATCCTGCGCATCGAGATCGAGAGCAGCGACGGCGACGAGTACAGCGCGAACCTGCCCGTCAGTCTGGCCGCGCACCTGCCGAAGCTGATCCCACCCCACGGCGTGCGTGCGCTGGAAGCCGCCGGACTGAGCATCGAGGCGCTGCAACTGATCATCGAGGCCGACCCGCCCCCCGGCCCGCTGATCGACTCCGAGGACAGCAGCGGGAACGAGATCCGCATCAGCCTGAAGTGA